One stretch of Pandoraea oxalativorans DNA includes these proteins:
- the istA gene encoding IS21 family transposase produces MSGTRITDQQVRLYMNKRKHHPQEVAAAKTGISVRTARRIERDATLPSQKPRHSWRTRPDPFVDVWDREVVPLLRNSPHLMGITVLRKLQDDHPDRYPDSMRRTLERRIRQWRALEGPTQEVFFPQEHQPGVRGLSDFTDMSKLCVTIGGAPFGHRLYHFVLAFSRWEYANVVEGGESFEALAAGLQNALWQAGGCPREHRSDSLSAAFKNLTEQEDFTARYAALLDHYGMNGTRNNRGLGHENGSVESSHRYLKEALEQALMLRGHRDFADRPAYDEFVREVVMRRNRRNAAAFRIERAQLQDLPERRTTDFVEEEARVTRCSTFTVRGILYSAPSRLIGHRLKVRVYGDRLDCYLSGALVHSTPRGSRAADNRHALDYRHFIDSLRRKPQAFKGLAFRDALFPREAYRRTWERLEAQLTQRQACKTMVGLLELAGHHGVEALLAERLDALLAAGELPDLKQLCNEFAPRQALCPEVVVEMPPVALYDELLDKVAA; encoded by the coding sequence ATGTCTGGAACCCGCATTACCGACCAACAGGTTCGTCTCTACATGAACAAGCGCAAACACCACCCGCAGGAAGTCGCGGCCGCCAAGACCGGCATCAGCGTGCGTACGGCACGCCGTATCGAACGTGACGCCACTTTGCCATCCCAGAAGCCGCGGCATTCCTGGCGGACCCGTCCCGATCCGTTTGTCGACGTCTGGGACCGCGAAGTCGTGCCGCTGCTGCGTAACTCGCCCCACCTGATGGGCATCACGGTCTTACGCAAGCTGCAAGATGATCACCCGGATCGTTATCCCGATAGTATGCGGCGCACGCTGGAGCGGCGTATTCGCCAGTGGCGCGCTCTCGAGGGCCCCACTCAAGAGGTGTTCTTCCCGCAGGAGCATCAGCCCGGTGTGCGCGGACTGTCGGACTTCACTGATATGAGCAAGCTGTGCGTGACGATCGGTGGCGCCCCGTTCGGTCACCGGCTGTATCACTTCGTGCTGGCGTTCTCGCGCTGGGAGTACGCGAACGTGGTTGAGGGGGGCGAGAGTTTCGAAGCCCTCGCGGCCGGATTGCAGAACGCGCTATGGCAGGCGGGCGGCTGTCCCCGTGAACATCGATCTGACAGCCTGTCGGCCGCCTTCAAGAACCTGACGGAGCAGGAGGACTTCACGGCGCGTTACGCAGCGCTGCTCGACCATTACGGCATGAATGGCACGCGCAACAATCGCGGCCTGGGCCATGAGAACGGCAGCGTGGAATCCTCGCATCGGTATCTGAAGGAAGCGCTCGAGCAGGCATTGATGCTTCGCGGCCATCGTGACTTCGCTGACCGGCCTGCCTACGATGAGTTCGTACGCGAGGTGGTGATGCGTCGAAACCGGCGCAACGCCGCAGCGTTTCGCATCGAGCGCGCACAGCTGCAGGATCTGCCTGAACGTCGTACCACTGACTTCGTCGAGGAAGAGGCACGCGTGACCCGCTGCAGCACGTTCACCGTGCGCGGGATCCTCTACAGTGCGCCGTCGCGCCTGATCGGCCACCGCTTGAAGGTGCGGGTCTACGGTGACCGGCTCGACTGCTACCTGTCCGGCGCACTGGTGCATAGCACCCCGCGAGGCTCCCGTGCCGCCGACAACCGCCACGCGCTTGATTACCGACACTTCATCGACTCGCTGCGACGCAAGCCACAAGCGTTCAAAGGGCTCGCGTTTCGTGACGCACTGTTTCCTCGCGAGGCCTACCGCCGGACCTGGGAGCGGCTGGAGGCGCAACTGACGCAACGGCAGGCCTGCAAGACCATGGTGGGTCTGCTTGAACTCGCGGGCCACCACGGCGTTGAGGCGTTATTGGCCGAACGGCTTGATGCGTTGCTCGCAGCAGGCGAGCTGCCCGATCTAAAGCAGTTGTGCAATGAATTCGCGCCGCGTCAGGCCCTATGTCCCGAGGTGGTGGTCGAGATGCCGCCCGTTGCGCTCTATGACGAGCTTCTCGACAAGGTGGCAGCATGA
- the istB gene encoding IS21-like element helper ATPase IstB, with product MNAPAHDNGRLALMLNELRLPTIGRLWPEFVERSDKEGWPATRLLGALLEHELAERAKRRIERHRTESHLDPTKTLATFDFGMVPMVSKAHVTALATGESWLEKGATILLFGPPGGGKSHLGSALGHALIDAGYRVLFTRTAELVQKLQAARQSLQLPSALAKLDRFDLIILDDLSYARKDQAETSVLFELIAERYERKSLLITANQPFSGWNDVFPDPGMTIAAIDRLVHHSTIFELNVESYRRRKASDKQSARRRQLPNDNCEGGTTTMAS from the coding sequence ATGAACGCCCCTGCCCACGACAACGGCCGTCTGGCCCTGATGTTGAACGAGTTACGCCTGCCGACGATCGGCAGGCTATGGCCCGAGTTCGTTGAGCGCTCTGACAAGGAAGGCTGGCCCGCTACGCGATTGCTTGGGGCGCTGCTTGAGCACGAACTGGCCGAACGCGCCAAACGACGCATTGAGCGGCACCGTACCGAGTCGCATCTGGACCCGACGAAGACGCTTGCTACCTTCGACTTCGGCATGGTGCCGATGGTCTCGAAGGCGCATGTTACGGCGCTGGCCACCGGAGAATCCTGGCTGGAGAAAGGCGCCACAATTCTCCTGTTCGGCCCGCCGGGCGGCGGCAAGAGTCATTTGGGCTCAGCCCTCGGTCATGCGTTGATCGACGCCGGTTATCGCGTGCTGTTCACGCGCACCGCTGAACTTGTCCAGAAGCTCCAGGCCGCGCGCCAAAGCCTGCAACTGCCGTCCGCGCTCGCGAAGCTCGATCGCTTCGATCTCATCATCCTGGATGACCTGTCATACGCTCGCAAGGACCAGGCCGAAACCAGCGTGCTGTTCGAGCTGATCGCCGAGAGATATGAGCGCAAAAGCCTGCTGATTACGGCCAACCAGCCCTTCTCTGGATGGAACGATGTCTTCCCTGATCCGGGCATGACGATCGCCGCTATCGACCGGCTCGTCCATCACTCGACGATCTTCGAGCTCAACGTCGAAAGCTATCGCCGTCGTAAGGCCAGCGACAAACAAAGCGCCCGCCGGCGTCAATTACCTAACGACAATTGCGAAGGAGGAACGACAACTATGGCCTCTTAA
- a CDS encoding IS110 family transposase codes for MNTTTFGLDIAKRAFQMYWVETETGEIVNRRFTKQQVIEFLGQRPAGRVALEACGSAHWWARKIVALGHEVVLLHARFIRPFVQNNKTDATDARAIWTAAQQPGMRSVAPKTADQQATLALHRMRSLLVKSRTMQVNQLRGLLYEFGVTLKAGRVAGLAEVRERLHEIEEVVPGTLFDALRDQLQHIERIDGEIRKLERQIVAWQRQEAACQRVATIPGIGPLTATALVATIGDPAAFKSGRELAAYLGLVPRQSGTGGKVRLGGISKRGDSYIRMLLIHGARAVMFKSRSKGAWSEQLSLRRPTNVVAVALANKMARTAWSLLAHDKTYQTDYAAQRAS; via the coding sequence ATGAATACTACGACGTTCGGGCTCGACATTGCAAAGCGGGCTTTCCAGATGTATTGGGTCGAAACGGAAACGGGAGAGATTGTGAACCGGCGGTTCACGAAGCAACAGGTTATAGAATTTCTTGGCCAGCGACCGGCCGGACGGGTGGCTTTGGAAGCCTGCGGAAGTGCGCACTGGTGGGCACGCAAGATCGTAGCGCTGGGTCATGAAGTCGTATTGCTGCATGCGAGATTCATCCGCCCGTTCGTCCAGAATAACAAGACCGATGCGACGGACGCTCGTGCGATCTGGACGGCAGCACAGCAACCCGGCATGCGTTCGGTAGCACCGAAGACAGCGGATCAGCAGGCCACGCTGGCCCTGCATCGCATGCGTTCACTGCTAGTCAAGTCACGTACCATGCAAGTCAACCAGTTGCGCGGCCTGCTGTACGAATTTGGCGTGACGCTCAAAGCGGGTCGCGTCGCCGGCCTTGCCGAGGTCCGCGAGCGACTACATGAAATCGAAGAGGTCGTTCCGGGCACGTTGTTCGATGCGCTGCGCGACCAGCTTCAGCACATCGAGCGGATCGACGGCGAGATCAGGAAACTCGAGAGACAGATCGTTGCCTGGCAACGACAGGAGGCGGCATGTCAGCGGGTCGCTACGATTCCAGGTATCGGACCATTGACGGCGACAGCCCTGGTCGCGACGATCGGCGATCCTGCTGCATTCAAATCCGGACGTGAGCTTGCCGCGTACCTCGGCCTGGTTCCCAGGCAAAGCGGTACAGGCGGCAAGGTACGGTTGGGCGGCATAAGCAAGCGCGGCGACAGCTATATACGCATGCTACTGATTCACGGTGCACGAGCGGTCATGTTCAAGAGCAGGAGCAAGGGCGCCTGGAGCGAGCAACTGTCCCTGCGTCGGCCTACGAATGTGGTTGCCGTCGCGCTGGCAAACAAGATGGCGCGAACAGCGTGGTCGTTACTCGCGCACGACAAAACTTACCAGACAGACTACGCAGCACAAAGGGCTAGCTGA
- a CDS encoding transposase — MGTTLDTRNVKPSNRKGRPNYTPEYRRQVAVAACEPGISVAKLAQVHGLNSNMVFKWRRQLRAGLFEGTGHSTAVLLPVALPDAPSGERAEPVSPALQELKSNLVYGA, encoded by the coding sequence GTGGGGACTACTTTGGACACACGGAATGTAAAGCCTTCGAACCGTAAAGGCAGACCGAATTACACACCAGAGTACCGACGGCAAGTTGCCGTCGCGGCATGCGAGCCGGGTATTTCGGTGGCCAAGCTCGCGCAGGTGCACGGGCTGAATTCGAATATGGTGTTCAAGTGGCGTCGGCAACTGCGAGCGGGACTTTTTGAAGGGACGGGGCACAGCACAGCGGTGTTGCTGCCCGTAGCGCTACCTGATGCACCGAGCGGCGAGAGAGCAGAACCGGTGTCGCCCGCTCTACAGGAGTTAAAGTCAAATCTGGTGTACGGGGCGTGA
- a CDS encoding IS256 family transposase, translating into MKKITKETNGSKAQTKSALDELIQQGARQIIEQAVEAELASMLEQYSNVRSIDGRRAVVRNGYLPEREVVTAIGPVPVRVPKVRDRSGSGIRFNSAVVPPYVRKSARVSAALPWLYLRGISTGDMSEAMGIMLGGQVSGLSPNVVSRLKAQWADEHAQWNQRELSLARWVYWWADGIHTGVRSDDSDGQCLLVIIGVKPDGTKERVAISDGYRESKASWAELLLDLKKRGLQSGPLLACGDGAMGFWAAMEEVFPQTEHQRCWFHKMGNVLNALPKSQQARAKKAMQDIWMAATRAEALVAFDHFVDTHSAKYPKVVEKLTQDRDELLAFYDFPAEHWQHLRTTNPIESTFATVRHRTKRTRNCVSRATFLGLAFKLIESAEDSWRRIRAPEKIATMLDGMTFKDGEPVTDSTPAQQPLAA; encoded by the coding sequence ATGAAGAAGATTACGAAAGAAACGAACGGCAGTAAAGCACAAACGAAGAGCGCGCTCGATGAACTGATCCAGCAAGGCGCGCGGCAGATCATCGAGCAGGCAGTCGAAGCGGAACTGGCGAGCATGCTTGAACAGTACAGCAACGTGAGGTCGATCGACGGTCGGCGTGCCGTGGTGCGCAACGGCTACCTACCAGAGCGCGAAGTCGTCACGGCCATCGGTCCGGTGCCGGTTCGGGTACCGAAGGTGCGTGATCGCTCGGGTTCGGGCATCCGCTTCAATTCGGCGGTCGTGCCGCCGTACGTTCGCAAATCCGCACGCGTGTCGGCCGCACTACCGTGGCTGTACCTGCGAGGCATCTCGACGGGCGACATGAGCGAAGCCATGGGCATCATGCTGGGCGGCCAGGTCAGCGGCCTGTCGCCAAATGTGGTGAGTCGTCTGAAGGCGCAATGGGCCGATGAGCATGCTCAGTGGAATCAGCGTGAGTTGTCGTTGGCGCGCTGGGTGTACTGGTGGGCTGACGGCATTCACACCGGCGTGCGCAGCGACGATTCCGACGGCCAGTGCCTGTTGGTGATCATTGGTGTCAAACCGGACGGAACGAAAGAGCGTGTGGCGATCAGTGACGGGTATCGGGAATCGAAGGCGTCGTGGGCCGAACTGCTGCTCGATCTGAAAAAGCGCGGTCTGCAGTCAGGGCCGCTGCTGGCTTGCGGAGATGGTGCGATGGGATTCTGGGCAGCGATGGAAGAAGTGTTCCCGCAGACCGAGCATCAGCGCTGCTGGTTCCACAAGATGGGCAACGTGCTCAACGCGCTGCCGAAATCGCAGCAGGCCCGCGCCAAAAAGGCGATGCAGGACATTTGGATGGCCGCCACGCGTGCCGAAGCGCTGGTTGCCTTCGATCACTTCGTTGATACCCACTCGGCAAAGTATCCGAAGGTGGTCGAAAAGCTGACGCAAGATCGCGACGAGCTGCTGGCATTTTACGATTTCCCGGCCGAACACTGGCAGCATCTGCGCACGACGAATCCGATTGAATCGACCTTCGCGACGGTGCGTCACCGCACCAAGCGCACGCGCAACTGCGTCTCGCGCGCGACGTTCCTCGGCCTGGCATTCAAGCTGATCGAGTCGGCCGAAGACTCGTGGCGGCGCATCCGCGCCCCCGAAAAGATCGCGACGATGCTTGACGGGATGACGTTCAAGGATGGAGAGCCGGTGACCGACAGCACACCGGCTCAGCAGCCCCTGGCCGCCTAA
- the tnpB gene encoding IS66 family insertion sequence element accessory protein TnpB (TnpB, as the term is used for proteins encoded by IS66 family insertion elements, is considered an accessory protein, since TnpC, encoded by a neighboring gene, is a DDE family transposase.): protein MIAPPSGTRVWLAAGITDMRRGMDGLAALVQSALGRDPFSGHIFLFRGRRGDLIKILWWSGDGMNLYAKRLERGRFVWPQADSGTVHLSAAQLSMLLEGIDWRHPERTWQPTHAA, encoded by the coding sequence ATGATTGCGCCGCCAAGCGGTACCCGCGTTTGGCTGGCAGCGGGCATTACCGATATGCGCCGTGGCATGGATGGGCTTGCCGCACTGGTGCAGTCAGCACTCGGACGTGACCCCTTCTCGGGGCACATCTTCCTGTTTCGCGGGCGTCGCGGTGACCTCATCAAGATTTTATGGTGGAGCGGCGACGGCATGAACCTGTACGCGAAACGACTCGAGCGCGGACGCTTCGTGTGGCCACAAGCGGATTCAGGAACGGTCCATCTATCTGCCGCCCAACTGTCGATGCTGCTCGAGGGGATTGATTGGCGGCATCCCGAGCGGACGTGGCAGCCGACGCACGCGGCGTAA
- the tnpC gene encoding IS66 family transposase codes for MPASHLPDDIPALKRIVASRDETIAQLLAEISRLKRWQYGRSSERMTELMDQLQLALGELPAAESAMTATSKVPDADTAADTSATTNVVPLRRKSRHFPAHLPRETVVHAPSNCGCPECGKQMRALGEDVSEVLDYVPGYFKVLRHVRPKLSCPRCAAVVQEPAPSRPIARSMAGAGLLAQVVVAKYADHTPLYRQAGIYRRAGIELDRATLASWVREAAALLQPLSDALGRYVRDADKIHTDDTPMPVLEPGRGKTRTARLWTYVRDDRPAGSRAPPAVWYRYSPDRKGERPREHLAGYTGILQADAFSGYDALYRDGTVIEAGCWAHARRKFYDLYKLDSSPIAEEALRRIGALYVVEREVRGQTPDVRLSARQQRSAPLLTELKAWLEHSLSQVSTKSGLAKAIRYSLGHWHALTHYCEDGRVEVDNNTAERAIRPLVLGRRNYLFAGSDGGGESAAVIYSLIGTARLNGFDPFAYLRTVFERIADHPINRIDELLPWSLMSAEHVEQHAA; via the coding sequence ATGCCAGCTAGCCATCTGCCCGATGACATCCCCGCACTCAAGCGAATCGTTGCTTCGCGCGACGAGACCATCGCACAGTTGCTGGCCGAGATCTCGCGACTCAAGCGTTGGCAGTATGGGCGGTCATCGGAGCGCATGACCGAACTGATGGACCAGTTGCAGCTCGCGCTCGGTGAACTGCCCGCTGCTGAATCGGCCATGACCGCGACGTCGAAGGTGCCCGATGCTGATACGGCTGCTGATACATCAGCCACAACGAACGTTGTCCCGCTGCGCCGCAAGTCGCGGCACTTCCCTGCCCATCTTCCTCGCGAAACGGTTGTGCATGCGCCGTCAAACTGCGGATGCCCGGAGTGCGGCAAACAGATGCGAGCACTCGGCGAGGACGTCTCGGAGGTGCTCGACTATGTGCCCGGCTACTTCAAGGTACTGCGTCACGTCCGTCCGAAGCTGAGCTGCCCGCGCTGTGCCGCAGTCGTGCAGGAGCCGGCACCTTCGCGGCCGATAGCACGCTCGATGGCGGGTGCGGGGCTGCTCGCACAGGTCGTCGTCGCGAAGTACGCTGACCATACGCCGCTCTACCGGCAGGCCGGCATCTATCGACGCGCGGGCATCGAACTGGATCGGGCAACACTGGCTTCGTGGGTGCGTGAAGCAGCTGCGCTGCTGCAACCGCTGTCCGATGCACTTGGTCGTTACGTGCGCGATGCAGACAAGATCCATACCGACGACACGCCCATGCCTGTGCTGGAGCCGGGGCGTGGCAAGACACGCACGGCGCGCCTGTGGACCTATGTGCGCGATGACCGCCCGGCAGGAAGCCGTGCGCCACCAGCAGTCTGGTACAGGTACTCACCCGACCGCAAAGGGGAGCGACCTCGGGAACATCTGGCGGGCTACACGGGAATCCTGCAGGCAGATGCCTTCAGCGGGTATGACGCCCTGTATCGTGACGGCACGGTCATCGAGGCCGGATGCTGGGCGCATGCGCGGCGCAAGTTCTACGACCTGTACAAGCTGGACAGCTCACCGATTGCCGAAGAAGCACTGCGCCGCATCGGGGCGCTATATGTTGTTGAACGCGAGGTTCGCGGCCAGACGCCGGACGTGCGCCTGTCTGCGCGTCAGCAACGCTCGGCACCGTTGCTCACCGAGCTGAAGGCTTGGCTCGAACACTCGCTCTCACAGGTCTCGACGAAGTCGGGGTTGGCCAAGGCGATCAGATACTCGCTGGGGCACTGGCACGCACTCACACACTATTGCGAAGACGGGCGCGTCGAGGTGGACAACAATACGGCGGAGCGTGCGATCAGGCCGCTGGTCCTCGGCAGGCGCAATTATCTGTTCGCAGGCTCAGACGGCGGCGGCGAAAGCGCGGCGGTGATCTACAGCCTGATCGGTACTGCACGCCTGAACGGCTTCGATCCGTTTGCGTACCTGCGCACGGTGTTTGAGCGCATCGCCGATCATCCCATCAACCGCATCGACGAGTTGCTGCCGTGGAGCCTGATGTCAGCCGAACACGTCGAGCAGCACGCCGCCTGA
- a CDS encoding plasmid pRiA4b ORF-3 family protein, giving the protein MVHPLRPAVRRVKAPVPDYVLRVELKYIKPAIWRRIIVPGSIRLGKLHVVLLLAMGWEGGHLHEFVFGETNYGEPDDFGFESDPPMLNEARVTLAKALGGLKSFTYVYDYGDNWQHRIKVEKALTPDPDMRRPLCLDGQNACPPEDVGGVPGYADFLEAITDPTHEEHDHFLERCGGSFDPAAFDLVLTNQRLSEVKL; this is encoded by the coding sequence ATGGTCCACCCCCTCAGACCTGCTGTGCGCCGAGTCAAGGCGCCAGTGCCCGATTACGTACTGCGCGTTGAGCTGAAGTACATCAAGCCTGCGATTTGGCGCCGAATCATCGTTCCCGGTTCGATCCGGCTGGGCAAGCTGCATGTCGTGCTACTGCTGGCCATGGGCTGGGAGGGCGGGCACCTGCACGAATTCGTCTTCGGCGAAACCAACTATGGTGAACCGGATGACTTCGGGTTCGAGAGCGATCCGCCAATGCTCAATGAAGCACGGGTCACGCTGGCGAAGGCGCTGGGCGGGTTGAAGTCATTCACCTACGTCTACGATTACGGGGACAACTGGCAGCATCGGATCAAGGTCGAGAAGGCGCTGACGCCTGATCCAGACATGCGCCGGCCGCTGTGCCTGGACGGGCAGAATGCGTGTCCACCGGAAGACGTCGGTGGAGTTCCAGGATATGCCGACTTCCTCGAAGCGATCACCGATCCGACGCACGAGGAACACGACCACTTCCTCGAGAGGTGTGGCGGCAGCTTCGATCCCGCCGCTTTCGATCTCGTGCTGACGAATCAGCGGCTCTCAGAGGTCAAGCTCTGA
- the tnpA gene encoding IS66-like element accessory protein TnpA, which produces MDKNVAVKRVRRSYSRQFKSEVIAQCLAGGKSVAGIALEHGLNTNVVHKWRRRAQAAALPVPMPPFVAVATPAPAVADIVPRQAIDIEVVRGDTTVSVRWPLDAAPACASWLRDWLR; this is translated from the coding sequence GTGGACAAAAATGTAGCGGTTAAGCGCGTGCGGCGCTCGTACTCCAGGCAGTTTAAGAGCGAGGTCATTGCCCAATGCTTGGCTGGTGGCAAGTCAGTCGCCGGCATCGCGCTCGAGCATGGCTTGAATACTAATGTCGTGCACAAATGGCGGCGCCGGGCGCAGGCGGCTGCGCTCCCCGTCCCCATGCCACCCTTTGTGGCAGTGGCCACTCCCGCGCCAGCCGTCGCAGACATCGTCCCACGCCAGGCGATCGACATCGAAGTCGTCCGAGGTGACACCACCGTCTCGGTGCGATGGCCGCTCGACGCCGCGCCGGCCTGTGCGTCCTGGTTGCGAGATTGGCTGCGATGA
- a CDS encoding IS3 family transposase (programmed frameshift) — protein MEVLTGPERRRRWTAEQKLSMVRESFEPGKSVSMVARHYGVNPNQLFHWRKLYQDGSLSAVKAGEEVVPASELADALKQIRELQRMLGKKTMENEILREAVEYSRGKKMDSALALAAGGRPVKLVCEVLGVSRSNVSARLSRPATWRDGRQSRPTDDETVVEEIRRVVGDLPSYGYRRVWGTLRNERVAVGLAPFNAKRIYRIMRTHGLLTQRRPIAPRAHRRHDGKVAVARSNQRWCSDGFEFRCDNGEPLRVTFALDCCDREAMSWAATTAGHSGDIVRDVMLAAVENRFGNEVHTPSEIEWLSDNGSGYTADDTRRFAMNIGLKPLTTPVCSPQSNGMAESFVKTMKRDYVAFMPKPDAATAAHNLAIAFEHYNEKHPHSALKYRSPREFRRSMDSATLV, from the exons ATGGAAGTGTTGACGGGCCCAGAGCGCCGGCGTCGCTGGACGGCGGAGCAGAAACTGTCGATGGTTCGCGAGAGTTTCGAACCGGGAAAATCGGTTTCAATGGTCGCGCGCCATTACGGCGTGAACCCGAACCAGCTATTCCACTGGCGCAAGCTGTACCAGGACGGTAGCCTGTCAGCGGTCAAGGCTGGCGAAGAAGTGGTTCCGGCATCGGAGTTGGCTGATGCGCTCAAGCAGATTCGCGAGCTGCAACGGATGCTCGGCAAAAAAACAATGGAGAACGAGATTCTCCGGGAAGCAGTTGAATACAGCCGAG GCAAAAAAATGGATAGCGCACTCGCCCTTGCTGCCGGAGGACGGCCAGTGAAACTGGTCTGTGAAGTTCTCGGCGTGTCGCGCTCGAACGTATCGGCACGACTGTCGCGTCCGGCGACGTGGCGCGATGGCCGGCAATCAAGGCCGACCGACGACGAAACTGTAGTCGAGGAAATCCGCCGTGTCGTCGGCGATTTGCCCAGCTATGGCTACCGGCGGGTTTGGGGCACGTTGCGCAACGAGCGCGTTGCAGTTGGACTGGCGCCGTTCAATGCCAAGCGCATTTATCGCATCATGCGAACGCATGGGCTGCTGACGCAGCGCCGACCGATTGCGCCGCGAGCCCACCGTCGACATGATGGCAAAGTGGCCGTCGCGCGCAGCAATCAGCGATGGTGCTCGGACGGCTTCGAGTTCCGCTGCGACAACGGCGAGCCGCTGCGTGTGACGTTTGCGCTGGATTGCTGCGACCGAGAAGCGATGAGCTGGGCGGCGACGACAGCAGGCCACAGCGGCGACATTGTGCGCGACGTGATGCTGGCCGCAGTGGAAAATCGGTTCGGCAACGAGGTGCATACGCCGTCCGAAATCGAGTGGCTGAGCGACAATGGTTCGGGCTATACGGCTGACGATACGCGCCGGTTTGCGATGAACATCGGACTAAAGCCATTGACCACGCCCGTGTGCAGTCCGCAAAGTAACGGCATGGCCGAGAGCTTCGTGAAAACGATGAAGCGCGACTACGTCGCCTTCATGCCGAAGCCGGATGCTGCAACCGCTGCTCACAATCTGGCCATTGCATTTGAGCATTACAACGAGAAGCACCCCCATAGCGCGCTGAAATACCGCTCGCCTCGCGAGTTCCGGCGCTCGATGGATTCAGCAACCTTAGTGTGA
- a CDS encoding IS110 family transposase codes for MFYLGIDVAKAKLDCCLLDMTNGKHSTKVVANSRAGLTDLLGWLGKRHTEPSHVHVALEGTGVYHEMAACGLHDAGLSVSVVNPAQVRAFATGMGVRTKNDMVDSHVLARFAMHAQPMRWSPPAPEARILQALMARREALAQDLQRERNRHEKAEITAPTALVLHSILETIEFLERHLASLQREIDDHIAAHPGLKANLMLLQSIPAVGPQVGRTLLAIMHARHFDSAEQLAAYLGLVPVQRQSGSSIQGPSRLSKAGPPKVRATLYMAAVVAKRYNPHIKALCERLAARGKSTMSILGAAMRKLVHLCFGVLKTRQPYRANYVAIA; via the coding sequence ATGTTCTACCTCGGTATTGATGTTGCCAAAGCCAAGCTGGATTGCTGCCTGCTGGACATGACAAACGGCAAGCATAGTACGAAGGTTGTTGCCAATAGCCGCGCCGGCCTAACCGATCTGTTGGGCTGGTTGGGCAAGAGACACACCGAGCCGAGCCACGTACATGTCGCGCTCGAAGGTACCGGCGTCTATCACGAGATGGCCGCGTGTGGCCTGCACGATGCCGGGCTCTCCGTGTCTGTCGTTAATCCTGCGCAGGTGCGTGCTTTTGCGACGGGAATGGGCGTGCGCACGAAGAACGACATGGTAGACAGCCACGTGTTAGCGCGCTTTGCGATGCACGCACAGCCAATGCGCTGGAGTCCTCCAGCGCCCGAGGCTCGCATACTTCAAGCACTGATGGCGCGCCGTGAAGCGCTTGCACAAGATCTTCAGCGTGAGCGCAACCGGCATGAGAAAGCGGAAATCACGGCTCCAACGGCGCTAGTCCTGCATTCGATTCTCGAGACGATCGAGTTTTTGGAGCGCCATTTAGCCAGCCTGCAACGCGAGATCGATGATCACATTGCTGCCCATCCGGGCCTTAAAGCAAACTTGATGCTGCTGCAAAGTATCCCGGCAGTTGGCCCTCAGGTAGGCCGCACGCTGCTTGCCATCATGCACGCGCGCCACTTCGATTCTGCAGAACAACTTGCGGCGTATCTCGGCCTGGTGCCGGTGCAGAGGCAGTCGGGATCGTCGATCCAGGGCCCTTCACGTTTATCGAAGGCCGGGCCGCCCAAGGTACGGGCAACTCTCTACATGGCGGCCGTCGTCGCTAAACGCTATAACCCCCACATCAAGGCATTGTGTGAACGCTTGGCAGCGCGTGGCAAATCCACCATGTCTATACTCGGCGCTGCAATGCGTAAGCTTGTGCATCTGTGTTTCGGCGTTCTGAAGACACGACAGCCTTATCGGGCGAACTACGTCGCAATCGCTTGA